In one window of Scyliorhinus canicula chromosome 17, sScyCan1.1, whole genome shotgun sequence DNA:
- the nxt2 gene encoding NTF2-related export protein 2, which translates to MAGSLDFKTHADQACRAADEFVNIYYDTMDKRRRVLTKLYLDTATLVWNGNAISGHQALTEFFEMLPSSDFQINILDCQPVHEQATQGQTTVLVVTCGTVKFEGNKQRYFNQNFLLTAQVTPQNTVWKIASDCFRFQDWAS; encoded by the exons ATGGCCGGCTCTCTG GACTTCAAAACCCATGCGGACCAGGCGTGCAGGGCAGCAGATGAATTTGTCAACATTTATTATGACACGATGGACAAAAGGAGAAGA GTATTGACCAAATTGTACCTGGACACAGCGACCTTAGTGTGGAACGGTAATGCAATATCAGGACATCAAGCACTCACTGAATTTTTTGAAATGTTGCCTTCTAGCGATTTCCAAATAAATATCCTGGATTGTCAGCCAGTTCATG AGCAAGCTACTCAAGGACAGACCACTGTGCTTGTCGTCACCTGTGGAACAGTGAAATTTGAAGGAAATAAACAGCGATACTTCAATCAAAATTTCCTTCTCACAGCACAAGTAACCCCACAGAATACAGTGTGGAAAATTGCAAGTGATTGCTTCCGCTTTCAGGACTGGGCCAGTTAA